Proteins encoded together in one Nitrospira sp. window:
- the polA gene encoding DNA polymerase I, with translation MPSPQTDKRPTLYLIDGSAYIYRAFFALPALNNSKGLQTNAVYGFMTTLLKIIREHGPDGLVVAFDEKGPTLRHEEFKEYKAQRPPMPDGMKAQIPYIHRVVEALNIPAVKQAGYEADDLIGTLASQAEQAGHDVVIVTGDKDMLQLITPHVRIYDPVKDKWSSDAECVAKFGVEPGRVVEVMGLMGDSSDNIPGVKGIGEKTAMKLITQFGTIDELLNRLDEVTPARIKTLLTEQADNARLSRKLATIDTQSPVEFHPESYRIKPPHDEQLADLLRELEFTSLLKSLQPSSKQTAAKPLVSVAIEDEAAAQRFADSLPKNAPLAVHCLFAGQPGVHADLRGLALSSDGHTAFIPIDIHAYMRPIMPLLHDPQRTKVVHDLKSTLLAFHRIGVTLAPPYVDAMVADYLLNPNRRDHGLETIAMERLGERFGSDKQSQAQSKSLFDVDTGSRDQATEAASCLVKLQPILANQLTEQGSLTLFTDVEMPLVPVLADIERNGFLLDVEGLHALGKELERELDRMMETIAGLAGGEFNINSPKQLATVLFEKLGLKPLRKTKTGYSTDEDTLTQLASQHDLPAQILNYRSLSKLKSTYVDALPELVRPETKRLHTSLNQTVAATGRLSSTDPNLQNIPVKGDYGLRIREAFIVPKGHELLCADYSQIEPRILAHLSQDPRLLSVFAKEEDIHMATAMEIFGLPSSQITRDMRRAAKTVVFGIVYGISPFGLSQNLGVPQPEAKKYIETFFERFAAVRALMDRNISEGREKGYTTTILGRRRPILELQSGDPTQRGFGERMAVNSPIQGSAADLIKVAMINVHKKLHTELPHVKMILQVHDELIFEVPDYDLEEAKRLVKQEMEGVGKQLGLSVPLKVDLGVGKNWRVAHP, from the coding sequence ATGCCATCGCCACAAACCGACAAGCGCCCCACTCTGTATTTGATTGACGGCAGTGCCTATATTTATCGTGCCTTTTTTGCCCTGCCGGCCCTCAACAATTCCAAAGGCCTCCAGACCAACGCCGTCTATGGATTCATGACCACGCTCCTCAAGATCATACGGGAACATGGGCCAGATGGTCTGGTCGTGGCATTCGATGAGAAGGGTCCGACACTCCGGCACGAGGAATTCAAGGAGTACAAAGCGCAGCGTCCGCCGATGCCGGACGGGATGAAGGCCCAGATCCCATACATTCATCGCGTGGTAGAGGCATTGAATATCCCGGCCGTAAAGCAAGCCGGCTACGAAGCAGATGATCTGATCGGGACCCTAGCCAGCCAAGCGGAGCAAGCTGGCCACGATGTCGTCATCGTCACGGGTGATAAAGACATGCTCCAGCTCATCACCCCTCACGTGCGGATCTATGATCCGGTCAAAGATAAATGGTCCAGCGATGCAGAATGCGTCGCCAAGTTCGGCGTCGAACCAGGGCGTGTCGTCGAAGTCATGGGATTGATGGGCGACAGCAGTGACAATATCCCCGGGGTAAAGGGCATCGGCGAAAAAACTGCGATGAAGTTGATTACACAGTTTGGGACGATCGACGAACTCCTCAACCGTCTCGACGAAGTCACGCCTGCCCGCATCAAGACACTCCTGACGGAACAGGCGGACAATGCACGGCTGAGTCGGAAACTCGCGACCATCGACACCCAGAGTCCAGTGGAATTCCATCCTGAATCCTATCGGATCAAGCCACCGCACGACGAACAATTGGCTGACCTCCTGCGCGAACTCGAGTTCACGTCGCTGCTGAAGAGTCTTCAGCCATCATCCAAGCAGACAGCGGCGAAGCCCCTCGTCTCAGTCGCCATTGAGGATGAAGCAGCCGCACAGCGGTTCGCTGACAGCTTGCCGAAGAACGCACCCCTCGCAGTGCACTGCCTCTTCGCCGGACAACCAGGAGTTCATGCCGATCTGAGAGGTCTTGCCCTCTCGAGCGACGGCCACACCGCCTTCATCCCGATCGACATCCACGCTTATATGCGACCGATCATGCCCCTCCTTCACGATCCACAGAGAACCAAAGTGGTGCATGATCTCAAGTCGACCCTCCTCGCCTTTCATCGGATTGGCGTGACCCTGGCACCACCCTATGTCGACGCCATGGTCGCGGATTATCTACTCAATCCCAATCGACGAGACCATGGCCTTGAAACGATCGCCATGGAGCGGTTGGGCGAGCGGTTTGGATCGGACAAGCAGAGCCAGGCTCAATCCAAGTCGCTCTTTGACGTCGATACCGGGTCCCGAGATCAAGCGACAGAAGCCGCTTCATGCTTGGTAAAGCTCCAACCCATCCTGGCGAATCAATTGACGGAACAGGGAAGCCTGACCCTCTTTACCGATGTCGAGATGCCACTCGTTCCTGTCCTGGCAGACATCGAGCGAAACGGATTCTTACTCGATGTTGAAGGGTTGCACGCCTTAGGTAAGGAGCTCGAACGAGAACTCGACCGTATGATGGAAACGATTGCTGGACTAGCCGGGGGCGAGTTCAATATTAATTCACCCAAACAGCTGGCCACGGTCCTGTTTGAGAAACTCGGCCTCAAGCCCCTGCGGAAAACTAAGACGGGATATTCCACTGACGAAGATACGCTGACACAGCTCGCATCGCAACATGACCTGCCAGCGCAGATTCTGAACTACCGCAGCCTCAGCAAACTCAAGTCAACCTATGTGGACGCCTTACCAGAACTGGTCAGGCCGGAGACGAAGCGGCTCCACACGTCGTTGAACCAGACCGTTGCCGCTACTGGACGGCTTTCGTCGACTGATCCTAACCTGCAAAACATCCCCGTCAAAGGGGACTATGGCCTGCGCATTCGTGAAGCATTCATCGTGCCCAAAGGCCATGAACTGCTCTGCGCCGACTACAGCCAGATCGAGCCCCGCATCCTTGCCCATCTGTCACAAGATCCGAGATTACTCTCGGTCTTTGCCAAGGAGGAAGACATCCATATGGCCACCGCCATGGAAATCTTCGGGCTCCCCTCCAGCCAGATCACGAGAGACATGCGCCGTGCAGCCAAAACGGTCGTCTTCGGCATCGTCTATGGCATCAGTCCATTCGGTCTCTCCCAGAATTTAGGAGTACCGCAACCCGAGGCGAAGAAATATATCGAGACGTTCTTTGAGCGGTTCGCTGCAGTGCGGGCACTGATGGATCGAAACATCTCCGAAGGGCGAGAGAAGGGCTACACCACCACCATCCTTGGCCGCCGACGACCGATTCTTGAACTGCAGAGTGGCGATCCCACACAACGGGGCTTTGGTGAGCGCATGGCCGTGAACAGCCCCATCCAAGGTTCAGCAGCAGACTTGATCAAGGTCGCCATGATCAATGTCCATAAAAAGCTTCATACTGAACTCCCCCACGTAAAGATGATCCTCCAAGTCCACGATGAATTGATCTTCGAAGTGCCGGACTATGACCTGGAAGAGGCCAAACGGCTGGTGAAACAGGAGATGGAAGGAGTCGGCAAACAGTTGGGCTTATCAGTCCCGCTCAAGGTGGACCTGGGTGTTGGCAAAAACTGGCGGGTAGCGCATCCCTAG
- a CDS encoding endonuclease III — translation MRQEQIHAAVRIVKREIRRWQEPVVGVVAKESDHDPFLILLSTLLSLRTKDKTTREAGDRLFALARTPATMLQVPLKKIEQAIYPVGFYRTKAKSIHEICHRLIDHYGGAVPDSIDELVSLPGVGRKTANLVVTIGFGKPGICVDIHVHRISNRWGYIKTKTPEESENALRRKLPKQYWIIYNDLLVPYGQNLCVPVSPFCSQCKLAHLCDRIGVTKSR, via the coding sequence ATGCGTCAGGAGCAGATCCATGCCGCCGTCCGCATCGTCAAACGGGAGATTCGCCGTTGGCAGGAGCCGGTCGTCGGCGTGGTCGCCAAGGAATCGGACCACGATCCTTTCCTGATTCTTCTTTCCACTCTTCTCAGTTTAAGAACCAAGGATAAGACAACTAGAGAAGCAGGCGACCGGCTCTTTGCCTTGGCGCGTACTCCCGCCACGATGCTGCAGGTACCATTAAAGAAGATCGAACAGGCGATTTATCCAGTTGGGTTCTATCGGACCAAGGCGAAATCGATCCATGAAATCTGCCACCGGCTGATCGACCACTATGGCGGAGCAGTCCCGGACTCCATCGATGAACTGGTTAGCTTACCGGGAGTCGGACGGAAAACCGCAAATCTCGTGGTCACGATTGGGTTTGGAAAACCTGGAATCTGTGTCGATATTCACGTGCACCGCATCAGTAATCGCTGGGGCTACATCAAGACCAAGACACCAGAAGAATCGGAAAACGCCCTCCGTCGCAAACTACCAAAACAGTATTGGATCATCTACAACGACCTTCTCGTCCCCTATGGACAAAACCTGTGTGTCCCCGTCTCGCCGTTTTGCAGTCAGTGCAAACTGGCCCACCTATGCGATCGCATAGGAGTTACAAAGTCACGTTAG
- a CDS encoding sulfurtransferase TusA family protein: protein MMQADVKLDTLGYFCPMPIILTSKKIKELVLGQVLEVVSDDEGIKKDMPAWCETTGHQMVGLEEEQAKSGRIYKAFVKKMK from the coding sequence ATGATGCAGGCCGATGTCAAACTCGACACTTTAGGGTACTTTTGTCCCATGCCGATTATCCTGACGTCAAAGAAGATTAAAGAGCTGGTCTTAGGTCAGGTGCTGGAGGTCGTCTCCGATGATGAAGGCATCAAGAAGGACATGCCGGCTTGGTGTGAAACCACAGGCCATCAAATGGTGGGACTGGAAGAGGAACAGGCAAAGTCGGGACGGATTTATAAGGCCTTCGTCAAGAAAATGAAATAA
- a CDS encoding 30S ribosomal protein S21, which yields MEIKVFNNNVEKALKVAKKKLAGEGLFRELKRRRFYEKPSVRKKAKQREAQRRRQKWLSKRKPD from the coding sequence ATGGAAATCAAGGTCTTCAACAACAACGTTGAAAAAGCACTGAAAGTTGCCAAGAAGAAGCTCGCAGGCGAAGGTCTGTTTCGTGAGCTCAAGCGTCGCCGGTTTTATGAGAAGCCAAGCGTGAGGAAAAAAGCGAAGCAACGCGAAGCCCAACGACGCCGTCAGAAGTGGCTGTCGAAGCGGAAGCCTGACTAG
- a CDS encoding copper resistance protein B, translated as MNAAFQNFRVILAGYLLSAGIGATSTLAESVHMDHASVSGGHLSVGPQFDPIQAKMNTVLKQAWDSPVMDQERRLFTLVDVLEYRPRMGGTGSNSDYRWDVEGWYGGDYNRLWFKSEGQQDTAFKPDYDMDFQLLYGRFLGKYYDFQVGGRMETQSFRGSNVTRGLGVIGLQGIVPYNYEFESALFIAQNGAVSARLSYTKDFLLTQRLILQGRFQTNLAIQRVEEFTTGSGLNNLEFGMRLRYEFHRKLAPYVGLSFDRSFGETATLVRRQGGDPSQIRLLVGVRMWF; from the coding sequence GTGAATGCAGCGTTTCAGAACTTCCGGGTGATCCTCGCCGGTTATCTGCTGAGCGCCGGAATCGGTGCGACAAGTACCTTGGCCGAATCTGTACACATGGACCATGCGAGCGTCTCAGGCGGTCACTTGAGCGTCGGGCCTCAATTCGACCCGATTCAGGCCAAGATGAACACCGTGCTGAAACAAGCGTGGGACAGCCCTGTCATGGATCAGGAGCGCCGGTTGTTCACGCTCGTCGACGTTCTTGAATATCGTCCTCGTATGGGGGGAACTGGAAGCAACAGCGACTACCGGTGGGATGTCGAAGGGTGGTATGGAGGCGATTACAATCGGCTGTGGTTCAAGAGTGAGGGGCAACAGGACACAGCCTTCAAACCTGACTATGATATGGACTTCCAATTGCTCTATGGCCGCTTCCTCGGGAAATACTATGACTTCCAAGTCGGCGGGCGAATGGAAACGCAATCGTTTCGTGGTAGCAATGTCACGCGTGGACTTGGGGTGATCGGTCTCCAAGGTATCGTGCCATACAATTATGAATTTGAATCGGCATTATTCATCGCCCAGAACGGTGCCGTCTCTGCTCGCCTCTCCTACACCAAGGATTTCTTGCTTACCCAGCGACTGATCTTACAGGGACGGTTTCAAACCAATCTGGCGATTCAGCGCGTCGAAGAGTTTACAACTGGTTCAGGGTTGAACAATCTGGAATTTGGTATGCGGCTGCGCTACGAGTTTCATCGAAAGCTCGCTCCATATGTTGGCCTGTCGTTCGACCGCAGTTTTGGCGAGACTGCGACACTGGTACGTCGGCAAGGTGGAGATCCAAGTCAAATTCGACTTCTAGTCGGTGTAAGGATGTGGTTCTGA
- a CDS encoding DsrE/DsrF/DrsH-like family protein, whose amino-acid sequence MIATQIEPTATLAQLQESKPESVTIVLLSGDMDRAMAAFIIATGAAAMGMKVTMFFTFWGLNTIRRRGATSSAKDWLRRMFGLLNRGGASTLPLSRFHFGGLGTMMMQRVMKQNRMPDVPELMQTALDLGVHFIACTTTMGLMGITKDTLIDGIDQFAGVTTYLAEAKQGSVNLFI is encoded by the coding sequence ATGATTGCCACGCAAATCGAGCCGACGGCGACGTTGGCGCAGCTCCAAGAATCCAAACCCGAGAGTGTCACGATCGTACTGCTGAGCGGAGACATGGATCGCGCCATGGCCGCTTTCATCATTGCCACAGGCGCAGCCGCGATGGGAATGAAGGTGACGATGTTCTTTACATTTTGGGGGCTGAACACTATCCGCAGAAGGGGCGCCACCAGTTCGGCCAAAGACTGGCTTCGCCGAATGTTTGGATTGTTAAACCGTGGTGGCGCATCAACACTTCCGCTGTCTCGATTCCATTTCGGCGGACTCGGAACCATGATGATGCAGCGGGTCATGAAGCAGAACCGCATGCCCGACGTACCGGAATTGATGCAGACGGCTCTGGATCTCGGCGTACATTTTATCGCGTGCACGACGACCATGGGCCTCATGGGGATTACCAAAGACACCTTAATCGACGGAATCGATCAATTCGCCGGGGTCACGACGTATCTTGCGGAAGCGAAACAGGGAAGCGTGAATCTTTTCATTTAA
- the ftcD gene encoding glutamate formimidoyltransferase, which yields MDRIVECVPNFSEGRNQTTVQALLDAVTLTPGVVCLDHSMDPDHHRAVLTFCGTPEAVVEAAFRTICAATNRIDLRNHTGVHPRVGATDVVPFIPIKGTTMDDCVRLARQLGEQVGRELEIPVFLYERAATRPNRAPLEAIRRGGLEGLAFRMASDSEWTPDFGPSRLHRSAGAIAVGARPPLIAFNVNLRSQKIEVARSIARTIRQSHGGLPHVKAIGVELASRSMVQVSMNLTDYQLTPVESAFQAVKTEAEKHGISIAGSELIGLIPQAALEHVAVASLELERFDPSHILERSIAEAMEGKNLFDQTISDFMNAVSDTKPIPAGGSVAALVGTLAASLGVMGARLVKQSDRETTLLRLSRRLYELVQEDAFAYEALLKAHKIPKDQPDRPTTVSNALLKATEVPLEIAERACEVARVLHGLRQVVKPTVHSDLSVGIILAIATADAGLFTAQTNVKLATNQLVVESVQAKILKIRESLEELRRLC from the coding sequence ATGGACCGAATCGTTGAATGTGTGCCCAACTTCAGTGAAGGTCGGAATCAGACCACCGTTCAAGCCTTACTCGACGCTGTGACCTTGACACCCGGTGTCGTATGTTTGGACCATTCGATGGACCCTGACCACCATCGAGCCGTCCTGACCTTCTGCGGGACCCCGGAGGCGGTCGTCGAGGCGGCTTTCCGTACCATCTGTGCTGCAACCAACCGCATCGATTTGCGCAACCACACCGGCGTGCATCCTCGCGTGGGTGCGACAGATGTCGTCCCATTTATTCCAATCAAGGGTACAACGATGGACGATTGTGTCCGGCTTGCCAGGCAACTCGGAGAACAAGTTGGACGTGAATTGGAAATTCCCGTCTTTTTGTATGAACGGGCCGCCACTCGACCCAATCGTGCCCCCTTGGAAGCGATCAGACGTGGCGGCCTCGAAGGGTTGGCGTTTCGAATGGCATCCGATTCGGAATGGACACCCGATTTCGGCCCGTCTCGACTCCATCGGAGTGCCGGAGCCATCGCAGTCGGTGCTCGACCTCCGCTCATCGCCTTCAATGTGAACCTCCGCTCTCAGAAAATTGAGGTCGCCCGTTCTATCGCCAGGACCATCCGGCAATCACATGGAGGCTTGCCCCATGTAAAGGCGATCGGTGTCGAACTGGCCAGCCGCAGTATGGTCCAGGTTTCCATGAACCTGACCGATTATCAACTGACACCAGTCGAGTCCGCGTTTCAGGCTGTCAAAACTGAAGCGGAAAAGCATGGCATTTCAATAGCTGGGAGTGAGTTGATCGGATTGATCCCGCAGGCGGCATTAGAGCACGTTGCAGTGGCTTCGCTTGAGTTGGAACGATTCGATCCATCTCACATCCTGGAAAGGAGCATTGCCGAGGCCATGGAGGGAAAGAACCTATTCGATCAGACCATATCTGATTTTATGAACGCGGTCTCCGATACCAAACCGATTCCTGCGGGTGGAAGCGTCGCAGCGCTTGTCGGCACGTTAGCGGCTTCATTGGGAGTCATGGGCGCCCGCCTTGTCAAACAATCAGACCGAGAAACAACCCTTCTGCGATTGAGTCGGCGGCTGTACGAACTTGTTCAAGAAGATGCGTTCGCCTATGAGGCCTTGTTGAAGGCCCATAAAATTCCGAAGGACCAACCAGATCGTCCCACTACCGTTTCGAACGCGCTCCTCAAGGCTACAGAAGTCCCTCTTGAAATTGCAGAACGGGCTTGTGAAGTTGCACGGGTCCTTCATGGCTTGCGACAGGTGGTCAAGCCGACAGTCCATTCAGACCTTTCCGTGGGGATAATCCTGGCCATAGCGACAGCTGACGCAGGTCTTTTTACAGCGCAAACAAATGTAAAACTTGCAACAAATCAGTTAGTTGTAGAATCCGTGCAAGCAAAAATCCTAAAGATACGCGAAAGTCTTGAGGAGCTGAGGAGGTTGTGCTAG
- a CDS encoding Rieske 2Fe-2S domain-containing protein: MIQPPSPEIQSPRGAPLFGFWYPAVPSHRLRPGTMTGLQMLDLPILLCRDRTGMLAAMRDLCPHRGMPMSFGRFDGERVECPYHGWQFDTKGRCRRIPALPEGGSFQSDKIGVSTYPAQEMDGMIWLYLADERGNIDPLPPVPRMPLPSEPRQSFHISLTYTCTPDDGVIGLIDPVHGPYVHSWWRSDARMHEKTKVFEPIPHGFRMTAHRPAKNSGPFHWIERIYGGPLSTTIDFLLPNQRVELMQCGRAWLANRLMATPVSDMECRIDFSAYWRGLHWLPFGNLIFRTLTKMFLGQDERAMKHLAVGLRHKPSSMFLGDADMPARWYYKLKAAHLESVQTGCPFDHPLKERVTLRWRS, from the coding sequence ATGATCCAACCACCATCACCCGAGATACAATCTCCCAGAGGTGCGCCTCTCTTCGGCTTCTGGTATCCAGCCGTTCCTAGCCATCGGCTCCGTCCGGGGACGATGACGGGGTTGCAGATGTTGGACCTCCCGATTCTTCTCTGCCGTGATCGAACAGGTATGCTGGCGGCGATGCGTGATCTCTGCCCTCATCGCGGGATGCCGATGTCGTTCGGTCGGTTCGATGGCGAACGGGTGGAATGCCCGTATCATGGGTGGCAATTTGATACGAAGGGTCGCTGTCGGCGTATTCCTGCCCTTCCTGAAGGGGGGAGTTTCCAGTCCGATAAGATCGGCGTCTCGACCTATCCGGCACAAGAAATGGACGGGATGATTTGGTTGTATCTGGCCGATGAACGTGGAAACATTGATCCGTTACCGCCGGTTCCGCGTATGCCGCTTCCGTCGGAACCCCGACAATCCTTCCATATTTCGCTGACCTATACGTGCACGCCTGATGATGGGGTCATCGGTCTCATCGATCCTGTCCATGGACCCTATGTTCATTCGTGGTGGCGCAGTGATGCGCGCATGCACGAGAAGACGAAAGTCTTTGAGCCGATTCCACATGGTTTTCGGATGACGGCTCACCGTCCGGCAAAGAACAGCGGACCGTTTCATTGGATCGAGCGCATCTATGGAGGACCGTTGAGCACCACCATCGACTTTTTACTTCCGAACCAGCGAGTCGAACTGATGCAATGTGGCAGAGCGTGGCTCGCCAACCGGTTGATGGCCACACCAGTCTCCGACATGGAATGTCGCATTGATTTTTCCGCCTATTGGCGCGGGCTGCATTGGCTGCCCTTTGGCAATTTGATTTTTCGCACGCTGACCAAGATGTTTCTGGGCCAGGATGAACGGGCGATGAAGCATCTTGCCGTGGGTCTCCGTCACAAGCCCTCGTCGATGTTTCTGGGGGATGCCGATATGCCGGCTAGATGGTACTACAAGCTGAAGGCTGCCCATCTCGAATCGGTTCAGACCGGGTGTCCCTTCGATCACCCGCTCAAAGAACGAGTCACGCTTCGCTGGCGAAGCTGA
- a CDS encoding cation:proton antiporter gives MTDYNVLTNLLFIYTVSIAVVFLFLQFRLPSIAGFLVAGALIGPHGLNLISDIATVQVLAEIGIVLLLFTIGIEFSLVQLASLQRLLLIAAPIQVGGVIAITWLGGTLAGLPTSQAIFWGFLLSLSSTAIVLKALTASEASDSPHGRATIGILVFQDIAVVPMILLTPILASPGDGALAPVLLSLGKSLVVVACILAGSWYAVPVLLEHIVRSRSRELFLLTIIVLCLGIAWLTSLGGLSLALGAFIAGLVISESEYSHQAIAEVLPFRDSFNSLFFVSIGILIDWHILLEYPFVVTGLLLIVLLVKFFAGAGAVLAVSMLPRSAVMTGIALAQVGEFSFILAQVGQENQLLSGTQYQIFLAVSVCSMIITPFLIQLSPHLGRRVEAVQRLNRWFPGQTTAHVLEAEGRHLRIKDHVIIVGYGLNGRNLSRVLGETEVPYIALDLDGETVRREAAHGLPLYYGDATNPTVLRHVKIEQARVLVVAISDPFMARRTVQVARGLNPKIHIVVRTRYLRELEELHQLGADDVVPEEFETSIEIFALVLRTYQMPQDFVIRKAEQVRREGYALLRRSELPELAHHLRGGTLTDVEVETCRIEETAPAAGKTLAQLALRPRTGASIIALTRGGVTESNPSDKSKLLAGDIVVLLGSREEIRRAMAFILTDQPDR, from the coding sequence ATGACCGACTATAATGTCCTCACGAATCTGCTCTTCATCTACACCGTATCGATCGCGGTGGTGTTTCTGTTTCTTCAGTTCCGGCTTCCCTCGATCGCCGGATTTTTAGTCGCCGGTGCGCTGATCGGCCCCCATGGGCTCAATCTCATTTCCGATATCGCAACCGTGCAGGTCTTGGCGGAAATCGGCATCGTCCTCCTCCTCTTCACCATCGGCATTGAATTCTCGTTGGTCCAGCTCGCCTCCCTTCAACGCCTGCTGCTGATTGCAGCCCCGATCCAAGTGGGAGGGGTCATCGCCATTACATGGCTCGGCGGCACTCTTGCGGGATTACCAACCTCTCAGGCAATCTTTTGGGGGTTTTTGCTCTCACTCAGCAGCACAGCCATTGTGCTCAAAGCATTGACTGCCAGCGAAGCAAGCGATTCACCACACGGGCGAGCGACGATCGGTATCTTGGTCTTCCAAGACATCGCGGTCGTACCTATGATCTTGCTCACGCCCATTCTCGCCAGCCCCGGCGATGGGGCGCTTGCACCAGTGTTGCTCTCTCTGGGGAAATCTCTGGTCGTGGTGGCCTGTATTCTGGCTGGCTCATGGTATGCAGTCCCAGTCTTGCTCGAGCACATCGTCCGCAGCCGAAGTCGAGAACTGTTCTTATTGACCATTATTGTCCTCTGCCTGGGCATCGCCTGGCTGACTTCTCTCGGCGGGCTCTCGCTGGCGCTCGGCGCCTTCATCGCCGGCCTCGTGATCTCTGAGTCAGAGTACAGTCACCAAGCCATCGCCGAAGTACTGCCTTTCCGAGATAGCTTCAATAGTCTCTTCTTCGTTTCTATCGGCATCCTGATAGATTGGCATATCCTGCTGGAGTACCCATTCGTCGTAACCGGCCTGCTGCTGATTGTCCTTTTGGTGAAATTCTTCGCCGGAGCCGGGGCCGTCCTTGCCGTCTCCATGCTGCCCCGCTCCGCAGTCATGACCGGCATCGCGCTCGCACAAGTAGGAGAGTTTAGTTTTATCCTGGCACAAGTCGGCCAGGAGAATCAGCTCCTGTCCGGAACGCAGTATCAGATTTTTCTGGCGGTCTCGGTCTGTTCGATGATCATTACCCCGTTTCTCATCCAGCTCTCACCGCATCTTGGCCGACGAGTGGAGGCCGTCCAGCGGCTCAACCGTTGGTTCCCTGGACAAACCACAGCGCATGTCCTGGAAGCCGAGGGGCGGCACCTCCGCATCAAGGACCATGTCATTATCGTGGGATATGGGTTGAACGGCCGCAACCTTTCCCGAGTCTTGGGCGAGACCGAAGTTCCCTATATTGCGTTGGATTTGGACGGTGAAACCGTGCGCCGCGAAGCGGCACATGGATTACCACTCTACTATGGAGACGCCACCAATCCGACCGTGTTGCGGCATGTCAAGATCGAACAAGCTCGAGTCCTGGTCGTGGCCATTTCCGATCCCTTCATGGCGCGCCGGACCGTGCAGGTCGCTCGAGGTTTGAATCCAAAGATCCATATCGTCGTCAGAACTCGCTATTTGCGTGAATTGGAAGAGCTCCATCAGCTCGGCGCCGACGATGTGGTCCCGGAGGAATTTGAAACGTCGATCGAGATCTTTGCGCTCGTCCTCCGCACCTATCAGATGCCGCAAGACTTCGTCATACGCAAGGCGGAACAGGTACGTCGCGAGGGATACGCACTCCTCCGCCGAAGTGAACTCCCTGAACTGGCGCACCACCTGCGCGGTGGCACCCTCACTGATGTGGAAGTGGAAACCTGCCGAATTGAGGAAACCGCGCCGGCAGCAGGAAAAACGCTCGCCCAGCTGGCGCTGCGCCCGCGGACCGGAGCCTCGATCATTGCCTTGACCAGAGGCGGGGTAACCGAATCGAACCCGTCGGACAAATCTAAACTCTTAGCCGGCGATATTGTGGTTCTGCTCGGATCGCGCGAGGAGATTCGACGCGCGATGGCATTCATCCTCACGGATCAACCTGACCGATAA